One segment of Nostoc flagelliforme CCNUN1 DNA contains the following:
- a CDS encoding acyl-CoA dehydrogenase family protein produces MIKSPEKLADTTIQFSAPVRANSPELQQLFDFIALGASERDRDRILPYNVVELIRRSRLGALRIPVAEGGGGSTARELFEVVIRLGDADPNVAHIVRNHFSVTERILRSERTPRNRRWLKAVADGAIIGLASTELEVKRSGGGQVANTKLTPDGDGYRLNGTKYYSTGSLYADLIFVRVLVPDGTKAFILIPTNREGIDLVDDWDGFGQRLTGTGTTTFTNVRVEADEVIFETDTDKDNLPYNIVPQLFLTAINAGIIRSVLRDATALVRTRPRTFYHAVSEQASEDPILQQTVGQIAANAFAAEAIVLAAADGLDRLPAAQAQGEEAETAAALATSLSASKAKLIVDDLALRSATLLFEVGGASTTKKSSNFDRHWRNARTLSSHNPNHFKARAIGDYEINGTPLPQRGFF; encoded by the coding sequence ATGATTAAGAGTCCAGAGAAACTTGCAGATACGACAATTCAGTTTTCGGCTCCTGTGAGAGCAAACTCGCCAGAACTCCAGCAGCTTTTTGATTTTATTGCTCTAGGAGCATCTGAGCGCGATCGCGATCGCATCCTTCCTTATAATGTGGTTGAATTAATCCGGCGTTCCAGGTTAGGTGCATTGCGAATCCCCGTTGCTGAAGGTGGTGGTGGTAGCACGGCACGTGAACTATTCGAGGTCGTGATTCGGCTGGGGGATGCCGATCCAAATGTCGCTCACATTGTGCGGAATCATTTCTCTGTCACAGAGCGGATTTTGCGTTCAGAACGCACCCCAAGGAATCGTCGCTGGCTCAAAGCCGTTGCCGATGGCGCGATTATTGGACTCGCTTCCACCGAACTAGAAGTCAAGCGATCTGGTGGTGGTCAAGTCGCGAATACAAAATTAACACCCGATGGCGATGGCTATCGTCTAAATGGGACGAAGTATTACAGCACTGGCAGCCTTTATGCAGACTTGATCTTCGTGCGTGTGCTAGTACCCGATGGCACTAAAGCGTTTATACTCATTCCTACAAACCGCGAAGGGATTGACCTTGTGGATGACTGGGACGGCTTTGGTCAAAGGCTTACAGGCACTGGAACAACTACGTTCACAAACGTCCGTGTAGAGGCTGATGAAGTAATTTTTGAGACAGATACAGACAAAGACAACCTGCCATACAATATCGTCCCGCAATTATTTTTAACAGCAATCAATGCTGGCATTATTCGCAGCGTTCTACGTGATGCAACAGCCCTCGTCCGTACCCGGCCCCGGACTTTCTACCATGCTGTATCCGAGCAAGCCTCAGAAGACCCAATCTTGCAACAGACTGTTGGGCAGATTGCCGCCAATGCCTTTGCTGCCGAAGCGATCGTTTTGGCAGCAGCTGATGGTCTCGATCGCCTCCCTGCTGCCCAAGCTCAGGGTGAAGAGGCAGAGACGGCTGCGGCACTGGCAACTTCTCTGAGTGCATCCAAAGCCAAATTGATTGTTGATGATTTGGCTCTACGTTCGGCCACCTTGTTGTTTGAAGTTGGTGGGGCTTCCACAACAAAGAAAAGCTCCAACTTTGATCGTCACTGGCGCAACGCCCGCACCTTGTCCTCACACAATCCAAATCATTTTAAGGCTCGTGCGATCGGCGACTACGAGATCAACGGTACACCATTGCCGCAACGAGGATTCTTCTAA
- a CDS encoding LLM class flavin-dependent oxidoreductase: MSAIDTTSLKASKEAIASPTDYPQSPLSQALRQPVLLGLFLPIHHGGWSSSNLPRTTDWSFDYNAKLTQKAEKLGFDLVFGYSTWQPKGGQGPTRTEAGLDAFIATASLAAITSRILLISTIHVLYGPWHPIHLAKFGATLDHISKGRWGINVVTGHRAYEHELFGWSQIEHDRRYELADEFVTVLKRLWSETESFSYKSQSSWQFKDAYISPRPLYGRPILVNATGSDAGIEFAGRHSDIVFITSPAGGDIESALSSLPAHTARVKQSAIANGRQVRTLLNPLIVVRETEKEAEEYAQAIIDHADYESIAGRSGVSSDAHAWRGHKKGNLRHDVGSAIGGNVQLIGSPEQITEQLLQLNKAGVDGFQLAFYDFEPDLDFFGKRVLPLLKQAGLRF, translated from the coding sequence ATGAGTGCAATTGATACTACTTCTTTGAAAGCAAGTAAAGAGGCGATCGCTTCTCCAACAGACTATCCCCAAAGCCCATTATCCCAAGCTCTCCGGCAGCCAGTACTGCTAGGGCTGTTCTTACCGATTCATCACGGTGGTTGGAGTTCTTCTAACTTACCGCGCACTACAGACTGGTCGTTTGATTACAATGCCAAACTTACCCAAAAAGCTGAGAAGTTAGGTTTTGACCTTGTTTTCGGCTATTCTACTTGGCAGCCGAAGGGCGGACAAGGGCCAACTCGGACAGAAGCAGGTTTAGATGCCTTCATTGCTACTGCCTCCCTTGCTGCCATTACCTCACGCATTCTATTAATCTCAACAATTCACGTCCTCTACGGGCCTTGGCATCCCATCCATCTGGCTAAATTTGGTGCGACACTTGACCACATTTCTAAAGGTCGCTGGGGAATTAATGTTGTCACTGGACACCGGGCTTATGAGCATGAACTGTTCGGCTGGAGCCAAATCGAACACGATCGCCGCTATGAACTCGCTGATGAATTTGTCACCGTCCTTAAACGACTCTGGTCGGAAACAGAGAGTTTTTCTTACAAAAGTCAGAGTTCTTGGCAGTTTAAGGATGCTTACATCAGTCCCCGACCGCTTTATGGTCGCCCTATCCTAGTTAACGCCACCGGTTCGGATGCTGGTATCGAGTTTGCAGGTCGCCATTCCGATATTGTATTCATCACCAGTCCGGCTGGCGGTGACATAGAAAGCGCCTTGTCGTCGTTACCCGCCCATACAGCCCGTGTCAAACAATCAGCGATCGCTAATGGTAGACAAGTCCGCACTCTCCTAAATCCGCTTATTGTCGTGCGTGAAACGGAAAAAGAGGCAGAAGAATATGCTCAGGCGATTATCGACCATGCCGATTATGAGTCAATTGCTGGACGTTCAGGCGTTAGCAGCGATGCACACGCCTGGAGGGGGCATAAGAAGGGAAATCTGCGTCATGATGTTGGCAGTGCGATCGGCGGTAATGTGCAGCTAATCGGTTCACCCGAACAAATTACCGAACAACTTTTGCAACTGAATAAAGCTGGTGTCGATGGGTTCCAGCTTGCCTTCTACGATTTCGAGCCTGATCTGGATTTCTTCGGTAAGCGTGTCTTACCACTACTGAAACAGGCTGGACTTAGATTTTAA
- a CDS encoding methionine ABC transporter permease, with protein MQGQELLQSLLLATSETFYMVSISTLVAIVLGLPLGLLLVMTGPGNLLDFPQVHKVLGAIVNTGRSFPFIILLVVLTPLTRLIVGTSIGSTAALVPLTLAAIPFFGRIAETSILEVDKGLIEAAQAMGCNYWQIVLKVLIPEALPSLILGMTILIVSLLNSSAMAGAVGGGGLGNLAIQYGYQRFDVGVMFSTIVVLIALVQIIQFIGDLIAQRMRKR; from the coding sequence ATGCAAGGACAAGAATTACTCCAAAGCTTGTTGCTAGCCACGAGTGAAACTTTTTACATGGTAAGTATATCTACCCTGGTTGCAATAGTATTAGGCTTACCTTTGGGCTTGTTGCTAGTGATGACAGGCCCCGGAAACTTGCTAGATTTTCCCCAAGTGCATAAAGTGCTGGGTGCGATCGTCAATACTGGACGCTCATTTCCTTTTATTATTTTGCTTGTGGTTTTAACACCACTCACCCGCCTAATTGTCGGCACTTCCATCGGTAGCACTGCTGCTTTAGTTCCCCTAACTCTCGCCGCCATTCCATTTTTTGGTCGCATCGCTGAAACTAGCATTTTAGAAGTTGATAAGGGACTAATAGAGGCTGCCCAAGCAATGGGGTGCAATTATTGGCAAATCGTTCTCAAAGTCTTGATTCCCGAAGCTTTGCCTTCACTGATATTAGGTATGACGATTCTAATTGTGAGTTTGCTTAACTCTTCCGCGATGGCTGGGGCTGTGGGTGGAGGTGGATTAGGTAATTTGGCAATTCAATACGGCTACCAACGCTTCGATGTAGGGGTGATGTTTTCTACCATTGTGGTTTTGATTGCACTAGTACAAATTATTCAATTTATAGGTGATTTAATTGCACAGCGTATGAGAAAACGCTGA
- a CDS encoding MetQ/NlpA family ABC transporter substrate-binding protein, translating to MNRRRFFLTALGSLTVSSIFASCSQQSPQNSTNNTQTISQKEQKEVIKVGVTGILSQDILKFVNDNIAAKEGLEIQVVTFNDWIQPNTALRDKVIDANFFQHRPFMNNASKELNLNLVALNTVYLNTLGLFSNKLKSVSEIPQNATVTIANDVINNDRGLRLLATNGLIKLKENAKQFVTQRDIAANPKNLKIKEVEGVQVVRAINDVDFIVSSAQTVALAGIEPNSMGEETAKDKKYALALVTLQGRENEPKIQKLNKLLVNPNVKDFINKEYKGRIIPVF from the coding sequence ATGAATAGACGCAGATTTTTCTTAACAGCTTTAGGTTCCCTGACTGTCTCTTCAATTTTTGCTAGTTGTAGCCAACAATCTCCTCAGAACTCTACTAATAATACCCAAACAATTAGCCAAAAAGAGCAAAAAGAAGTAATTAAAGTTGGGGTGACTGGTATACTCTCTCAGGATATTTTAAAATTTGTGAATGACAATATAGCAGCAAAAGAAGGCTTGGAGATTCAAGTTGTTACCTTTAATGACTGGATACAACCCAACACAGCTTTGAGAGATAAGGTTATTGATGCTAATTTCTTTCAGCACAGACCTTTCATGAATAATGCTAGTAAAGAACTAAATCTAAATTTAGTAGCATTAAATACAGTTTATTTAAACACACTTGGTCTTTTCTCTAACAAGTTAAAATCAGTAAGCGAAATTCCCCAAAATGCAACTGTGACAATTGCTAATGATGTCATCAATAACGACCGAGGATTACGGTTATTAGCAACTAACGGTTTAATTAAATTAAAAGAAAACGCTAAACAATTCGTGACCCAAAGAGATATTGCTGCTAACCCGAAAAACTTGAAAATCAAGGAAGTAGAAGGTGTACAAGTTGTCCGAGCTATTAATGATGTAGATTTCATAGTATCTTCTGCTCAAACTGTTGCACTTGCAGGGATAGAACCTAATTCTATGGGTGAAGAAACAGCTAAAGACAAGAAATACGCTCTTGCATTAGTTACATTACAAGGTCGAGAAAATGAACCAAAGATTCAAAAGTTAAACAAACTACTTGTCAATCCAAATGTCAAGGATTTTATCAACAAAGAATACAAAGGAAGGATAATACCAGTTTTTTAG
- a CDS encoding aliphatic sulfonate ABC transporter substrate-binding protein codes for MVNYLKEHRFQYKQKCAASKNIAIAASFFGLIASGCSQQTAINATANSDSSSNTVTTKTTEKNNVIRLGYQKGGIIPIARQRGELERQLATQNIKVEWSGPFDRCATLLSSLNGNRADIGGCGDIPSISGIAAGQPLCIGSVQRPSPDSLSNAILVRGDSPIRKPVDLVGKKVAVNQGGAGEYLLLKVLEKENIPSYKVQRVYLSPNDAAPALYQGSVDAWAVWEPYISIAELEHKARRITTTHPAPTYSIMVVRSDAAKENPVAVKAALTALSEDGEWLNQHTNAASDFLVKELKVSDAVAKQVTKNRGPESYVFANTEDIAKLQKTADWLLEQKIIPQRVDIATAVCPLETTAAR; via the coding sequence GTGGTGAATTATTTAAAAGAACACCGCTTTCAATATAAACAAAAATGTGCTGCCAGTAAGAACATTGCGATCGCAGCGTCTTTTTTTGGTTTGATAGCTTCTGGTTGCAGTCAACAAACAGCTATCAATGCCACAGCTAACTCAGATTCCTCTTCAAACACTGTCACTACCAAAACTACAGAGAAAAACAATGTGATTCGCTTGGGCTACCAAAAAGGCGGGATTATTCCCATTGCGCGTCAACGAGGTGAGTTAGAGCGTCAGTTAGCTACGCAAAATATTAAAGTTGAATGGAGTGGGCCATTTGACCGTTGCGCTACGCTTTTAAGTTCTCTCAATGGTAATCGAGCGGATATTGGCGGCTGTGGTGATATTCCTTCCATTTCTGGAATTGCTGCCGGACAACCTCTTTGCATTGGCTCTGTACAGCGTCCTAGCCCAGATTCTTTGAGTAATGCCATCTTAGTTCGCGGTGATTCTCCCATTCGTAAACCTGTTGATTTAGTAGGTAAAAAAGTTGCAGTTAATCAAGGTGGTGCAGGTGAATACCTATTATTAAAAGTTTTGGAAAAAGAAAATATTCCTTCATATAAAGTCCAGCGAGTTTATTTATCACCAAATGACGCTGCACCTGCTCTATATCAAGGTTCTGTTGATGCGTGGGCAGTTTGGGAACCTTATATTTCCATTGCGGAATTAGAGCATAAGGCGCGAAGAATTACCACTACACACCCTGCTCCTACCTACAGCATTATGGTTGTTCGTAGTGATGCAGCTAAAGAAAATCCTGTAGCCGTGAAAGCTGCTCTCACTGCTTTGAGTGAGGATGGTGAATGGTTAAATCAACATACTAATGCTGCATCAGATTTTTTAGTTAAAGAGTTAAAAGTTTCTGATGCGGTAGCCAAGCAGGTGACGAAAAATCGAGGGCCAGAGTCTTACGTATTTGCTAATACTGAAGATATCGCCAAGCTTCAGAAAACAGCTGACTGGTTACTAGAACAAAAAATTATTCCGCAACGAGTAGATATTGCAACGGCAGTGTGTCCGTTAGAAACTACCGCCGCTAGGTAG
- a CDS encoding LLM class flavin-dependent oxidoreductase translates to MSVEFIGMIGTREASELHDPTVSLTGGSIDLAYVRKFAKVHEDGGFDRVLVGYSSTGPDGFNVVSYVAAATERLKFLLAHRPGFVAPTLAARKLATLDHFSNGRIAVHIITGGSDAEQQRDGDWLDHDTRYRRTDEYLDIVRRVWTSEEPFDYEGEFYQLKQAFSEVKPLQQPHVPIYFGGASGAAVDVGAKHSNVYAFWGEPIAAIKQRIAEVKAAAPPGKDLRFSVSLRPILGETEAKAWEKAHYILSRINESRVKAGIQLSAGASFRPQAVGSSRLLDFAKEREIHDKRLWTPIAAATGARGNTTALVGTPEQVAESLSLFCHSRQRKSRNQGELGK, encoded by the coding sequence ATGTCTGTGGAATTTATAGGCATGATTGGTACGCGAGAAGCGTCTGAATTACATGACCCTACCGTATCTCTCACGGGAGGAAGTATAGACTTAGCTTATGTCCGCAAATTTGCAAAAGTCCATGAAGATGGTGGCTTTGATCGAGTGCTAGTTGGTTATAGTTCTACAGGGCCAGATGGCTTTAATGTAGTCAGTTATGTGGCTGCTGCAACAGAACGACTCAAGTTTTTACTTGCACATAGACCGGGTTTTGTGGCTCCCACTTTAGCCGCCCGCAAATTAGCAACATTAGATCACTTTTCTAATGGTCGCATTGCAGTGCATATCATTACTGGTGGAAGCGATGCTGAACAACAGCGCGATGGTGATTGGCTCGATCATGATACTCGCTATCGCCGTACCGATGAATATCTTGATATTGTGCGGCGAGTTTGGACGAGTGAAGAACCCTTCGATTATGAAGGGGAGTTTTACCAACTCAAACAAGCATTTTCGGAAGTTAAACCTTTACAGCAACCACATGTTCCGATATATTTCGGTGGTGCTTCTGGTGCTGCTGTGGATGTAGGTGCAAAGCACAGTAATGTATATGCGTTTTGGGGAGAACCCATAGCTGCTATTAAACAACGGATCGCAGAGGTGAAAGCCGCAGCACCGCCTGGAAAAGATTTACGATTTAGTGTTTCCTTGCGTCCGATTTTGGGCGAAACAGAAGCAAAAGCATGGGAAAAGGCACATTATATTCTCTCACGCATCAATGAAAGCCGTGTTAAGGCAGGAATTCAATTATCTGCTGGTGCTTCTTTCCGACCTCAAGCTGTTGGTTCATCGCGGTTGTTGGATTTCGCCAAGGAAAGGGAAATTCATGATAAACGTTTATGGACACCGATCGCAGCTGCTACTGGCGCTCGTGGTAATACTACTGCTTTGGTAGGGACTCCAGAACAAGTTGCAGAGTCATTATCCCTGTTTTGTCACTCTAGGCAGAGGAAAAGTAGAAATCAGGGTGAGTTAGGGAAATAA
- a CDS encoding IS701 family transposase, with protein MVQPRPAAPTVKFVDEYCQWYKSLFSDVRSFEAFKYLHVGCVSDLKRKTLPEIAKIVGLDNQQGLHHFLTSSPWDIEKLRILRLELILQVLKGRPIILIIDETGDKKKGNKTDYVKRQYIGNLGKVENGIVAVTAYGVFCGMTFPLLFEVYKPRERLKPGDKYRTKPEIAAILMRKLESMGFNFNLVLADSLYGESGKNFITVLDEFKKNYIVAIRSNHSLKLLPRQHTQYLKWHKFKRVFSDLSSENRFIREIIHGKRSENRYWQITTDREKLPGNTTWYVMSRYPDLTPRDVGNFYGLRTWVEYGLKQSKNELGWADYRLTHYPDIERWWEIVCSSYLMVSLHSEQMQSSVPKSPSKLASHPWWNDKKGWKNILNNLRLIIQPFTLFNLIYPWLTVFPIPQLSLGFSKLQSIIYRLTSSIFISLTHPDFYFSSA; from the coding sequence ATGGTACAGCCCCGTCCAGCCGCACCAACAGTCAAATTTGTGGACGAATATTGCCAGTGGTATAAAAGCCTGTTTTCAGATGTTAGGAGTTTCGAGGCTTTTAAATATCTCCATGTAGGCTGCGTTTCTGATCTAAAACGTAAAACATTGCCAGAAATAGCAAAAATTGTAGGATTGGATAACCAGCAAGGGTTGCATCATTTTTTAACATCATCACCTTGGGATATAGAAAAGTTAAGAATCTTGCGATTAGAGCTAATTTTACAAGTGCTAAAAGGCAGACCAATTATTCTAATTATTGATGAGACAGGAGATAAGAAGAAAGGGAATAAAACAGATTATGTGAAACGGCAGTATATAGGAAACTTGGGGAAAGTAGAGAATGGAATTGTGGCAGTGACAGCGTATGGTGTGTTCTGCGGGATGACTTTTCCACTACTGTTTGAAGTATATAAGCCTCGTGAAAGGTTAAAGCCAGGGGATAAGTATCGCACTAAACCTGAAATAGCGGCAATACTGATGAGAAAGCTAGAATCAATGGGTTTTAACTTTAACTTAGTACTGGCAGATAGTTTATATGGTGAAAGTGGTAAGAACTTCATAACTGTATTAGATGAATTCAAGAAAAACTATATAGTAGCAATTCGCTCAAACCATTCTTTAAAGCTACTTCCAAGACAACACACTCAATATTTGAAGTGGCATAAGTTTAAACGAGTATTTTCTGATCTGAGTAGTGAAAATAGGTTTATCAGAGAAATAATTCATGGTAAACGTAGTGAAAATAGGTACTGGCAGATTACCACAGATCGAGAGAAATTACCTGGTAACACTACTTGGTATGTGATGAGTAGATACCCAGACCTTACACCAAGAGATGTGGGAAACTTTTATGGTTTAAGAACTTGGGTTGAGTATGGGTTGAAGCAAAGCAAGAACGAATTAGGTTGGGCAGATTATCGGCTAACTCACTACCCGGATATTGAACGCTGGTGGGAGATTGTTTGTAGCAGCTATTTAATGGTTAGCCTCCACTCTGAACAAATGCAGTCTTCTGTGCCAAAATCTCCATCAAAGCTAGCTTCGCATCCCTGGTGGAACGATAAAAAAGGCTGGAAGAATATTCTTAACAATCTCCGTTTAATAATTCAACCTTTTACCTTATTTAACCTAATATATCCCTGGTTAACAGTTTTTCCTATTCCCCAATTGTCCTTGGGCTTTTCTAAACTTCAATCTATTATTTATAGACTCACTAGTTCAATTTTTATTTCCCTAACTCACCCTGATTTCTACTTTTCCTCTGCCTAG
- a CDS encoding class II aldolase/adducin family protein, with the protein MANFTRPQPPVFERVEEERLYRKQRLAAAFRLFARFGFSEGIAGHITARDPEFTDHFWLNPLGKYFGHIRVSDLILVDREGEVVKGNAPVNRAAFAIHSQVHEARPDIVAAAHAHSLHGKSWSSLGRLLDPLTQDACAFYQDHALFDDYRGVVLDTSEGKKIAESLGDKKAVILRNHGFLTVGQTVDEAAFWYISFERSAQAQLLAEAAGKPLPIDHETAIFTHNQVGTHSGGWFSFQPLYDRIVGEEPDLLE; encoded by the coding sequence ATGGCAAATTTCACTAGACCACAACCGCCAGTCTTTGAACGAGTTGAAGAAGAACGACTCTACCGCAAACAACGCCTTGCGGCTGCATTTCGGTTGTTTGCTCGTTTTGGCTTTAGTGAAGGAATAGCAGGCCACATCACCGCCAGAGATCCAGAGTTTACCGACCATTTTTGGCTAAATCCCCTTGGCAAGTACTTTGGTCACATCCGGGTTTCTGACTTGATTTTGGTCGATAGAGAAGGGGAAGTTGTCAAAGGTAATGCTCCTGTCAATCGCGCCGCCTTTGCCATTCATTCACAGGTTCATGAGGCGCGGCCTGATATAGTTGCAGCGGCTCATGCTCATTCTCTGCATGGTAAATCTTGGTCAAGTCTTGGTCGCCTGCTCGATCCCCTAACTCAAGATGCTTGTGCTTTCTATCAAGATCACGCTCTATTTGATGACTATAGAGGAGTAGTTTTAGACACTTCAGAGGGTAAAAAAATTGCTGAATCTTTGGGAGACAAGAAAGCTGTAATTTTGCGGAATCATGGCTTTTTGACGGTGGGGCAGACAGTAGACGAAGCTGCTTTTTGGTACATTTCTTTTGAGCGATCGGCTCAAGCCCAACTGCTTGCAGAAGCAGCTGGCAAACCACTTCCCATTGACCACGAAACAGCAATTTTTACTCATAACCAAGTAGGAACCCATTCCGGCGGTTGGTTTAGCTTTCAGCCACTCTACGACCGAATTGTGGGCGAAGAACCAGACTTACTAGAGTAG
- a CDS encoding ABC transporter substrate-binding protein, protein MFTNWLRQNFFFPLGCLLVATTACSEVKSTSPATIAANPSPSKIAVSNTTQLRVAKYKGGWDLNLKLAGLDNFPYQTQFTEFTGGNLMVQSINAGAIDLASASEIPPIFAIESKASVKIIATLKGPTVGQVVLVPKDSTAKTIADLKGKRVSYVKATTAHYFLIKMLEKVGLTMKDINAIPLSIPDGLSAFRKGQLDAWATYGYSIPQAQKEGARVLESAKDILSGNFVIIASPNAIADPQKKVAIADFLCRLQKSQTWRESNLKQWSKNYATTINVDEGIVYQDAKQGQQQRRQELLPVSDAAIASEQKVADTFFQAGVISTKVDVKQLWDSSFNEDIAKCQ, encoded by the coding sequence GTGTTTACCAATTGGCTGCGGCAGAATTTTTTCTTTCCTCTGGGTTGCTTGTTAGTAGCAACAACAGCTTGCTCAGAGGTTAAGTCTACCAGTCCGGCAACGATCGCTGCTAATCCTAGTCCATCTAAAATTGCAGTGTCGAATACAACTCAATTGCGTGTTGCTAAGTATAAAGGTGGCTGGGACTTAAATTTAAAGTTAGCTGGACTAGATAATTTCCCTTATCAAACTCAATTTACTGAGTTTACCGGGGGTAATTTGATGGTACAGTCAATCAATGCTGGTGCGATTGACTTGGCCTCTGCTAGTGAAATTCCGCCGATTTTTGCGATTGAATCGAAAGCATCTGTAAAAATTATTGCCACTCTCAAAGGGCCGACGGTTGGTCAAGTTGTACTCGTACCCAAGGACTCGACTGCTAAAACGATCGCTGATCTCAAAGGTAAGAGAGTGAGTTACGTTAAAGCTACAACAGCCCACTACTTCCTGATTAAGATGTTGGAAAAAGTCGGGCTGACGATGAAGGATATCAATGCAATTCCTTTATCGATACCCGATGGACTTTCGGCTTTTCGTAAAGGACAGCTTGATGCTTGGGCTACCTACGGTTATTCCATCCCCCAAGCCCAAAAAGAAGGAGCGCGGGTACTGGAATCTGCAAAAGATATTTTGAGCGGTAACTTCGTGATTATTGCTTCACCCAATGCGATCGCCGATCCCCAAAAGAAGGTTGCGATCGCTGATTTTCTCTGTCGTTTGCAGAAATCCCAAACTTGGCGGGAATCTAATCTCAAGCAATGGTCGAAGAATTATGCAACTACCATTAATGTTGATGAAGGCATCGTTTATCAAGATGCCAAGCAAGGACAACAACAGCGTCGTCAAGAATTACTTCCTGTTTCTGATGCAGCTATTGCTTCTGAGCAAAAGGTTGCTGATACCTTTTTTCAAGCGGGTGTAATTTCCACAAAAGTTGATGTGAAACAACTTTGGGACAGCAGTTTTAACGAAGATATCGCCAAATGCCAATAA
- a CDS encoding isopenicillin N synthase family dioxygenase: MTILQVVDKEFSQVPVIDISTLVSKTSNYSDVIADQIRQACQNYGFFYIVGHGVDEQLQKQLEHLSQQFFAQDVETKLKIRMALGGKAWRGYFPVGNELTSGRPDLKEGIYFGGELEEDHALVKAGVPMHGRNLFPSNIPQFRETVLDYIDSMTKLGHTLMAGIALSLGLEKSYFADRYTKDPLILFRIFNYPPNPSLSKSEWGVGEHTDYGVLTILKQDNVGGLQVKSKSGWIDAPPIPGSFVCNIGDMLDRMTRGLYRSTPHRVQNLSTSNRLSFPFFFDPNFNVEVKPIELNDIVVNDDQSDRWDKASVHEFRGTYGDYLLNKVSKVFPELRQTVF; the protein is encoded by the coding sequence ATGACAATCTTACAAGTTGTGGATAAAGAGTTTTCACAAGTTCCCGTCATTGATATTAGTACATTGGTTTCTAAAACTAGCAACTATTCTGATGTAATTGCAGACCAGATTAGACAAGCGTGCCAAAATTACGGTTTCTTTTATATCGTTGGACATGGAGTTGATGAACAACTACAAAAGCAGTTAGAACATCTCAGCCAACAGTTTTTCGCACAGGATGTAGAAACCAAACTGAAGATTCGTATGGCTCTTGGTGGTAAAGCATGGCGAGGATATTTTCCCGTGGGTAACGAGTTGACATCAGGAAGACCTGACTTAAAAGAAGGTATTTACTTCGGTGGAGAACTAGAAGAAGACCACGCACTTGTAAAAGCTGGTGTACCAATGCACGGTCGAAATCTTTTTCCATCTAATATTCCCCAATTTAGGGAAACAGTGCTGGATTATATAGACTCAATGACCAAACTTGGACACACCCTAATGGCTGGCATTGCTCTGAGTTTGGGGTTAGAAAAGTCCTACTTTGCAGACCGTTATACAAAAGACCCATTAATATTATTTCGGATTTTCAATTACCCTCCCAATCCATCATTATCTAAATCTGAATGGGGCGTTGGTGAACATACAGATTATGGAGTATTAACTATTCTCAAACAAGATAATGTTGGTGGATTACAAGTAAAATCAAAGTCTGGTTGGATAGATGCACCTCCTATTCCTGGTTCATTTGTATGTAACATTGGGGATATGCTTGATCGCATGACACGAGGACTGTATCGCTCAACACCCCACCGCGTTCAGAACCTATCAACAAGTAATCGCCTGTCATTTCCATTCTTCTTTGATCCTAACTTCAACGTTGAAGTCAAACCCATTGAATTGAACGACATAGTAGTGAATGATGATCAAAGCGATCGCTGGGATAAAGCCAGTGTCCACGAATTTCGCGGGACTTATGGCGATTATCTTTTGAATAAAGTCTCTAAAGTATTTCCAGAACTACGTCAAACAGTGTTTTAG